In Arsenicicoccus dermatophilus, a genomic segment contains:
- a CDS encoding DEAD/DEAH box helicase, producing MGLAVDLPAEHADAEVTEDNGFTALGLPDALVERLARDGITTPFPIQVATIPDALAGRDVLGRGQTGSGKTLSFGLPLITRLAAGGHAKPGQVRSIVLVPTRELAQQVSDALQPLVHVMGLRHKLVAGGMPYPPQIAALEKGLDVLVATPGRLKDLIDRGAADLSHVEIAVLDEADHMAEMGFLEAISEVLDLIPAGGQRLLFSATLDRGIDTVVERYLVDPVTHETDPGTASVDTMDHHILLIDPMHKKVITAEVANRTGRTVVFVRTKLGADRVALQLREQGVFAAALHGGLSQVQRNRVLTGFKDGTLPVLVATDVAARGIHVDDVSVVLQVDPPADHKDYLHRSGRTARAGERGTVVTLALPHQRRQMERLVEQAGVDVTPVKMAPGDQRLYDGVGARTPSGEAVDEGRYRRLIEGEPRPSRGGFRRSGSRYQHVGRRNDRTFRSNDRDRGNDRDRGGYRGSRRHEG from the coding sequence ATGGGCCTGGCCGTCGACCTCCCGGCCGAGCACGCGGATGCCGAGGTGACCGAGGACAACGGCTTCACGGCGCTCGGCCTGCCCGACGCCCTCGTCGAGCGCCTCGCCCGCGACGGCATCACCACGCCCTTCCCGATCCAGGTCGCGACCATCCCCGACGCCCTCGCGGGCCGGGACGTCCTCGGCCGCGGCCAGACCGGCTCCGGCAAGACCCTGTCCTTCGGGCTGCCCCTCATCACCCGCCTCGCGGCGGGCGGCCACGCCAAGCCCGGCCAGGTCCGCTCGATCGTGCTGGTGCCGACCCGTGAGCTCGCCCAGCAGGTGAGCGACGCGCTGCAGCCGCTGGTCCACGTGATGGGCCTGCGTCACAAGCTCGTGGCGGGCGGCATGCCCTACCCGCCGCAGATCGCCGCGCTGGAGAAGGGCCTCGACGTCCTCGTCGCCACCCCGGGCCGGCTCAAGGACCTCATCGATCGCGGTGCGGCCGACCTGTCCCACGTCGAGATCGCGGTCCTGGACGAGGCCGACCACATGGCCGAGATGGGCTTCCTGGAGGCCATCAGCGAGGTCCTCGACCTCATCCCGGCGGGCGGTCAGCGGCTGCTGTTCTCCGCGACCCTGGACCGCGGCATCGACACGGTGGTCGAGCGCTACCTCGTCGACCCGGTGACCCACGAGACCGACCCGGGCACCGCCAGCGTCGACACGATGGACCACCACATCCTGCTGATCGACCCGATGCACAAGAAGGTCATCACCGCCGAGGTGGCCAACCGCACCGGCCGCACCGTCGTCTTCGTGCGCACCAAGCTGGGCGCCGACCGTGTCGCGCTGCAGCTGCGCGAGCAGGGCGTCTTCGCAGCGGCCCTGCACGGTGGCCTCTCCCAGGTGCAGCGCAACCGCGTCCTCACCGGCTTCAAGGACGGCACCCTGCCGGTCCTCGTCGCCACCGACGTCGCGGCCCGCGGCATCCACGTCGACGACGTGTCCGTGGTCCTGCAGGTCGACCCGCCGGCCGACCACAAGGACTACCTGCACCGCTCGGGCCGCACCGCCCGCGCGGGGGAGCGCGGCACCGTGGTGACCCTCGCGCTGCCGCACCAGCGCCGCCAGATGGAGCGGCTGGTGGAGCAGGCGGGCGTGGACGTCACCCCGGTCAAGATGGCCCCCGGCGACCAGCGGCTGTATGACGGCGTCGGCGCGCGCACCCCGTCCGGCGAGGCCGTCGACGAGGGGCGCTACCGCCGCCTGATCGAGGGCGAGCCGCGGCCGTCGCGCGGTGGTTTCCGTCGCAGCGGGTCGCGCTACCAGCACGTGGGTCGCCGCAACGACCGCACCTTCCGCAGCAACGACCGGGACCGCGGCAACGACCGTGACCGGGGCGGCTACCGCGGCAGCCGTCGCCATGAGGGCTGA
- a CDS encoding ABC transporter ATP-binding protein: MGAGAPVVRPDDFRASGRRLLRELMSHRGHVLAILLLGVVGVTLGVVGPKILGRATDLVFAGAMGRTLPAGTTRDQLAESLRAHGRGQLADLVSGMPDLVPGHGIDTDAVARLLLLALALFVLSSLLTWVQVWLTTTVVQQTVYRMRRNVELKLERLPLRYFDTEARGEILSKATNDVDNVGQSVQQTMTQLLNSALTVVGVIVMMLTISPLLTMIAIISVPVAAWLTMVIAKRAQPQFREQWAATGRLNGHVEEAYTGQLLVKVFGQQAESQREFARHNEALYDAGFRAQFVSSIIQPAMWFVSNVNFVLIAVLGGLRVASGALSIGGVQAFIQYTRQLSQPLGQMAAMANMLQSGVASAERVYTLLDAPEESADLVAPATSATDTSATPDAPGPTGAGRTPTRPVAGRVAFEDVSFAYSPDQPLIQHLDLVAEPGQTIAIVGPTGAGKTTLANLLLRFYDVDGGRITLDGKDIRDLPRGGLRSAFGVVLQDTWLFSGTIRDNIAYGAEHPTEAQVVAASQAAHADHFVRTLPDGYDTVLDDEGSALSTGQRQLLTIARAFLADPAILLLDEATSSVDTRTEALVQQAMDRLRQDRTSFVIAHRLSTIRHADRIVVMEHGQIVEQGSHEALLAQRGAYARLYRAQFRGALAEDLEEPTPTQIRTTARR; the protein is encoded by the coding sequence ATGGGTGCCGGCGCCCCCGTCGTGCGGCCCGACGACTTCCGCGCCTCCGGGCGGCGGCTCCTGCGCGAGCTGATGAGCCACCGGGGGCACGTCCTCGCCATACTCCTGCTCGGCGTCGTCGGGGTGACCCTGGGCGTCGTGGGCCCCAAGATCCTCGGCCGCGCCACCGACCTGGTCTTCGCCGGCGCCATGGGCAGGACCCTGCCCGCCGGGACGACCCGCGACCAGCTCGCCGAGTCCCTGCGAGCCCACGGTCGGGGCCAGCTGGCCGACCTCGTGTCCGGCATGCCGGACCTGGTGCCCGGGCACGGCATCGACACCGACGCGGTCGCCCGCCTGCTGCTGCTCGCCCTGGCGCTGTTCGTCCTGTCGTCCCTGCTCACCTGGGTGCAGGTCTGGCTGACGACCACCGTGGTGCAGCAGACGGTCTACCGGATGCGGCGCAACGTCGAGCTCAAGCTGGAGCGCCTGCCGCTGCGCTACTTCGACACCGAGGCCCGCGGGGAGATCCTGTCCAAGGCCACCAACGACGTCGACAACGTCGGGCAGTCCGTGCAGCAGACCATGACCCAGCTGCTCAACTCCGCCCTGACGGTGGTGGGGGTCATCGTCATGATGCTGACGATCTCCCCGTTGCTGACGATGATCGCGATCATCAGCGTGCCCGTGGCGGCCTGGCTGACGATGGTCATCGCCAAGCGGGCGCAGCCGCAGTTCCGCGAGCAGTGGGCCGCGACCGGACGGCTCAACGGTCACGTCGAGGAGGCCTACACCGGCCAGCTCCTCGTCAAGGTCTTCGGCCAGCAGGCCGAGTCGCAGCGGGAGTTCGCCCGGCACAACGAGGCCTTGTACGACGCGGGCTTCCGCGCGCAGTTCGTCTCCTCGATCATCCAGCCGGCGATGTGGTTCGTCTCCAACGTCAACTTCGTGCTCATCGCCGTCCTGGGCGGCCTGCGGGTGGCCTCGGGCGCCCTGTCGATCGGCGGGGTCCAGGCCTTCATCCAGTACACCCGCCAGCTGAGCCAGCCCCTCGGCCAGATGGCCGCCATGGCCAACATGCTGCAGTCGGGTGTGGCCTCGGCGGAGCGGGTCTACACCCTGCTCGACGCCCCTGAGGAGTCGGCGGACCTGGTCGCGCCGGCGACGTCCGCCACCGACACGTCGGCCACGCCGGACGCCCCGGGCCCCACGGGTGCCGGTCGGACGCCGACCCGGCCGGTCGCCGGACGGGTGGCCTTCGAGGACGTGTCCTTCGCCTACTCCCCCGACCAGCCGCTCATCCAGCACCTCGACCTGGTCGCCGAGCCCGGCCAGACCATCGCGATCGTCGGCCCCACCGGCGCCGGCAAGACCACCCTGGCCAACCTCCTGCTGCGGTTCTACGACGTGGACGGGGGCCGGATCACCCTCGACGGCAAGGACATCCGCGACCTTCCTCGGGGCGGGCTGAGGTCGGCCTTCGGCGTGGTGCTGCAGGACACCTGGCTGTTCAGCGGCACCATCCGGGACAACATCGCGTATGGCGCGGAGCACCCCACCGAAGCCCAGGTGGTGGCCGCCTCCCAGGCCGCCCACGCCGACCACTTCGTCCGCACCCTGCCCGACGGCTACGACACCGTCCTGGACGACGAGGGGTCGGCACTGTCCACCGGTCAGCGGCAGCTGCTCACCATCGCCCGCGCCTTCCTTGCCGACCCGGCGATCCTGCTGCTCGACGAGGCCACCAGCTCGGTCGACACCCGCACCGAGGCCCTGGTCCAGCAGGCCATGGACCGGCTCCGTCAGGACCGCACCAGCTTCGTCATCGCGCATCGGCTGTCGACCATCCGGCACGCCGACCGGATCGTGGTGATGGAGCACGGGCAGATCGTGGAGCAGGGCTCGCACGAGGCGCTGCTCGCGCAGCGCGGCGCCTATGCGCGCCTCTACCGCGCGCAGTTCCGCGGAGCGCTCGCGGAGGACCTGGAGGAGCCGACCCCGACGCAGATCCGCACCACCGCGCGGCGCTAG
- the trxA gene encoding thioredoxin, with protein sequence MSTREITEATFESTIQDNDIVLFDFWAAWCGPCRQFAPVFEAASDTHEDVVFGKIDTEAEQGLASMLQITSIPTIMAFREGVPLVMQPGALPPAALEDLISQIKALDMETVKREYAEQLATHQAQQGQTGTSPTDIPGL encoded by the coding sequence ATGAGCACCCGCGAGATCACCGAGGCGACCTTCGAGTCGACCATCCAGGACAACGACATCGTCCTCTTCGACTTCTGGGCCGCCTGGTGCGGGCCGTGCCGCCAGTTCGCCCCGGTCTTCGAGGCTGCGTCGGACACGCACGAGGACGTGGTCTTCGGCAAGATCGACACCGAGGCCGAGCAGGGTCTGGCGTCGATGCTGCAGATCACCTCGATTCCCACGATCATGGCCTTCCGCGAGGGTGTGCCGCTGGTCATGCAGCCCGGCGCCCTGCCCCCGGCCGCGCTGGAGGACCTGATCTCCCAGATCAAGGCGCTCGACATGGAGACCGTCAAGCGCGAGTATGCCGAGCAGCTCGCCACGCACCAGGCCCAGCAGGGCCAGACGGGCACCTCCCCCACCGACATCCCCGGCCTGTGA
- a CDS encoding DEAD/DEAH box helicase, which produces MSTSAAEHLSPAFPERAAWGTAGKLRAWQAEALERYLTDRPRDFLAVATPGAGKTTYALRVATELLRRGVVRRITVVAPTEHLKVQWAEAAARVGIQLDPTFTNAAGAHNKAFDGVALTYAQVATKPQLHKARTEAAPTLVILDEIHHGGDNKSWGDAIREAFEPAARRLALTGTPFRSDTNPIPFVRYEEGPDGIRRSASDYSYGYAEALRDGVVRPVLFMAYGGAMRWRTRAGDELAARLGEPLTKDLTAHAWRTALSPQGEWIPSVLRAADKRLTEVRRHVPDAGALVIATNQTNARAYARLLHELTGEKPTVVLSDDAGASKRIETFASSTDRWMVAVRMVSEGVDVPRLAVGVYATSTSTPLFFAQAVGRFVRARKRGEVASVFLPSVPTLLEHAARLEEERDHALDRPKKPGEEEPLWAEEDGLLEEANRAEGASDELQGSFEALESDAEFDHVLFDAQQFGLVADVGSAEEDGYLGLPGLLEPDQMAHLLRERQRRQQPNARAQERHEELSTHRALQAQRKELNKLVSAYARKTGTKHAIVHAELRQVCGGPALDQASSEQVAARIDKIRNWFVGRR; this is translated from the coding sequence ATGAGTACCTCTGCCGCCGAGCACCTGTCCCCAGCCTTTCCCGAGCGAGCGGCCTGGGGGACGGCGGGCAAGCTGCGAGCCTGGCAGGCGGAGGCGCTGGAGCGCTACCTCACCGACCGGCCGCGCGACTTCCTGGCCGTGGCCACGCCCGGCGCCGGCAAGACGACATACGCCCTGCGCGTCGCCACCGAGCTGCTGCGCCGCGGGGTGGTGCGCCGGATCACCGTGGTCGCCCCCACCGAGCACCTCAAGGTCCAGTGGGCCGAGGCGGCCGCCCGCGTGGGGATCCAGCTGGACCCGACCTTCACCAACGCGGCGGGAGCGCACAACAAGGCCTTCGACGGGGTGGCGCTGACCTATGCCCAGGTCGCCACCAAGCCGCAGCTGCACAAGGCGCGCACCGAGGCCGCGCCCACCCTGGTGATCCTGGACGAGATCCACCACGGCGGCGACAACAAGTCCTGGGGCGACGCCATCCGCGAGGCCTTCGAGCCCGCGGCGCGGCGACTGGCCCTGACGGGCACGCCCTTTCGCTCCGACACCAATCCCATCCCCTTCGTGCGCTACGAGGAGGGACCCGACGGGATCCGCCGCTCGGCGTCGGACTACTCCTACGGCTATGCCGAGGCGCTGCGTGACGGGGTGGTGCGGCCGGTGCTCTTCATGGCGTATGGCGGCGCGATGCGCTGGCGCACCCGGGCCGGCGACGAGCTGGCCGCCCGCCTCGGGGAGCCGCTGACCAAGGACCTGACCGCCCACGCCTGGCGCACCGCCCTGTCACCGCAGGGGGAGTGGATCCCCTCGGTGCTGCGCGCCGCGGACAAGCGCCTCACCGAGGTGCGTCGGCACGTGCCCGACGCCGGGGCGCTGGTCATCGCCACCAACCAGACCAACGCGCGTGCCTATGCCCGGCTGCTGCACGAGCTGACCGGCGAGAAGCCCACCGTGGTCCTGTCGGACGACGCGGGCGCCTCCAAGCGGATCGAGACCTTCGCGTCGTCGACCGACCGCTGGATGGTCGCGGTGCGCATGGTGTCCGAGGGCGTCGACGTGCCGCGTCTCGCCGTCGGGGTCTACGCCACCTCGACGTCGACGCCGTTGTTCTTCGCCCAGGCCGTGGGGCGCTTCGTCCGGGCCCGCAAGCGCGGCGAGGTCGCGTCGGTCTTCCTCCCCTCGGTGCCCACCCTGCTCGAGCACGCCGCCCGCCTCGAGGAGGAGCGAGACCACGCCCTCGACCGGCCGAAGAAGCCGGGCGAGGAGGAGCCGCTGTGGGCCGAGGAGGACGGCCTGCTGGAGGAGGCCAACCGCGCGGAGGGCGCCAGCGACGAGCTGCAGGGCTCCTTCGAGGCGCTGGAGTCCGACGCGGAGTTCGACCACGTGCTCTTCGACGCCCAGCAGTTCGGGCTCGTCGCGGACGTCGGGTCGGCGGAGGAGGACGGCTATCTCGGGCTGCCGGGCCTGCTCGAGCCCGACCAGATGGCGCACCTGCTGCGCGAGCGCCAGCGCCGGCAGCAGCCCAACGCCCGGGCGCAGGAACGCCACGAGGAGCTGTCCACGCATCGCGCGCTGCAGGCCCAGCGCAAGGAGCTCAACAAGCTGGTGTCGGCCTATGCCCGCAAGACCGGCACCAAGCACGCGATCGTGCACGCCGAGCTGCGGCAGGTGTGCGGCGGCCCGGCCCTGGACCAGGCCTCGAGCGAGCAGGTGGCCGCCCGGATCGACAAGATCCGCAACTGGTTCGTCGGCCGGCGGTGA
- the hppD gene encoding 4-hydroxyphenylpyruvate dioxygenase — protein sequence MTDTTLDLTAQERQADLDLNQLKQLVGLVDYDEAQDPFPVTGWDAIVFVVGNATQAAHYYQSAWGMTLEAYSGPENGNRDHKSFVLRSGSIRFVLKGAVDPESPLVAHHGRHGDGVVDIALEVPDVDKCVAQAKACGATVIEEPREVSDELGTIRYASIATYGETRHTLVDRSRYTGLYWPGYTPMSSSFVRREGAPKRLFQALDHIVGNVEMGKMDEWVDFYNRVMGFVNMAEFIGDDIATDYSALMSKVVANGNHRVKFPLNEPAVGKKKSQIDEFIEFYQGAGAQHLALATGDIIRTVDELRANGVEFLATPDTYYEDPELRARIGEVRVPIEELQSRGILVDRDEDGYLLQIFTKPLGDRPTVFFELIERHGSLGFGKGNFKALFEAIEREQELRGNF from the coding sequence ATGACCGACACGACGCTTGACCTTACGGCGCAGGAGCGCCAGGCCGACCTCGACCTCAACCAGCTCAAGCAGCTGGTGGGCCTCGTGGACTACGACGAGGCGCAGGACCCCTTCCCGGTGACCGGCTGGGACGCCATCGTGTTCGTCGTCGGCAACGCCACCCAGGCGGCTCACTACTACCAGTCTGCGTGGGGCATGACGCTCGAGGCCTACTCCGGCCCCGAGAACGGCAACCGCGACCACAAGTCCTTCGTGCTGCGCTCGGGATCCATCCGCTTCGTCCTCAAGGGCGCGGTCGACCCGGAGAGCCCCCTCGTCGCGCACCACGGCCGTCACGGTGACGGTGTCGTCGACATCGCGCTCGAGGTCCCCGACGTCGACAAGTGCGTCGCGCAGGCCAAGGCCTGCGGCGCCACCGTGATCGAGGAGCCCCGGGAGGTTTCCGACGAGCTCGGCACCATTCGCTACGCGTCGATCGCGACGTACGGCGAGACCCGCCACACCCTCGTGGACCGCTCCCGCTACACCGGCCTGTACTGGCCCGGCTACACGCCGATGTCCTCCTCCTTCGTCCGCCGCGAGGGTGCGCCCAAGCGCCTCTTCCAGGCCCTCGACCACATCGTCGGCAACGTCGAGATGGGCAAGATGGACGAGTGGGTCGACTTCTACAACCGCGTCATGGGCTTCGTGAACATGGCCGAGTTCATCGGTGACGACATCGCGACGGACTACTCCGCGCTGATGTCCAAGGTCGTCGCCAACGGCAACCACCGGGTGAAGTTCCCGCTCAACGAGCCCGCGGTCGGCAAGAAGAAGTCGCAGATCGACGAGTTCATCGAGTTCTACCAGGGTGCCGGCGCCCAGCACCTGGCTCTCGCGACCGGGGACATCATCCGGACCGTCGACGAGCTGCGCGCCAACGGCGTGGAGTTCCTCGCCACCCCGGACACGTACTACGAGGACCCGGAGCTGCGGGCCCGCATCGGCGAGGTGCGCGTGCCGATCGAGGAGCTGCAGTCGCGCGGCATCCTGGTGGACCGCGACGAGGACGGCTACCTGCTGCAGATCTTCACCAAGCCGCTGGGTGACCGCCCGACGGTGTTCTTCGAGCTGATCGAGCGGCACGGGTCGCTCGGCTTCGGCAAGGGCAACTTCAAGGCGCTCTTCGAGGCGATCGAGCGTGAGCAGGAGCTGCGCGGCAACTTCTGA
- a CDS encoding isoaspartyl peptidase/L-asparaginase family protein, with translation MAAGRAVLDAGGSALDAVCASVVVLEDSECFNAGRGAALTTEGTAELDAAVMLGDSRAGAVTCANGPRNPVMAARAVMEQTDHVLMAMPRRVVLEEWGLEVVDPSYYVTEARLQMLRETGHFLEYRHGTVGAVARDRAGHVAAATSTGGITAQLPGRVGDSPLIGGGTWASDETVAVSCTGQGEVFVRGAVAHEIHARLRWGGQPLEQAVREALDELVGARGADGGLVAATPAGEVVLAFDSPGMYRAHDVGDGPVVAIA, from the coding sequence GTGGCCGCTGGTCGCGCGGTGCTCGACGCGGGCGGGTCGGCCCTGGACGCGGTGTGTGCGAGCGTCGTGGTGCTGGAGGACAGCGAGTGCTTCAACGCCGGTCGTGGGGCCGCCCTGACGACGGAGGGGACCGCCGAGCTGGACGCCGCGGTGATGCTGGGCGACTCCCGCGCCGGGGCGGTGACCTGCGCCAACGGGCCGCGCAACCCCGTCATGGCGGCGCGGGCCGTGATGGAGCAGACCGACCACGTGCTCATGGCGATGCCGCGACGGGTCGTGCTGGAGGAGTGGGGGCTGGAGGTCGTCGACCCGTCGTACTACGTCACCGAGGCGCGGCTGCAGATGCTCCGCGAGACGGGCCACTTCCTGGAGTACCGGCACGGCACGGTGGGCGCGGTCGCCCGGGACCGCGCGGGCCACGTGGCCGCCGCGACGTCGACGGGCGGGATCACCGCGCAGCTGCCGGGGCGGGTCGGCGACAGCCCCCTGATCGGCGGTGGTACCTGGGCGTCGGACGAGACGGTGGCGGTGTCCTGCACCGGGCAGGGCGAGGTCTTCGTCCGCGGGGCGGTGGCGCACGAGATCCACGCCCGGCTGCGCTGGGGCGGGCAGCCGCTGGAGCAGGCGGTGCGCGAGGCGCTCGACGAGCTCGTGGGGGCGCGCGGCGCCGACGGCGGCCTGGTGGCGGCGACGCCGGCGGGCGAGGTGGTGCTGGCGTTCGACTCTCCCGGGATGTATCGCGCCCACGACGTGGGCGACGGCCCGGTCGTCGCCATCGCCTGA
- a CDS encoding DUF3039 domain-containing protein — protein MSQGYPEMPPDPFAEPGGLSTSTAVLEREEVEEQLQEPGDHERFSHYVRKEKILESAMSGEPVVALCGKIWVPGRDPKKFPVCPICKEIYEGLRAPQDGED, from the coding sequence ATGAGTCAGGGATATCCCGAGATGCCGCCGGACCCCTTCGCCGAGCCGGGCGGGCTGAGCACCTCCACCGCCGTCCTCGAGCGCGAAGAGGTCGAGGAGCAGCTCCAGGAGCCCGGCGACCACGAGCGCTTCTCGCACTACGTCCGCAAGGAGAAGATCCTCGAGTCGGCGATGAGCGGCGAGCCCGTGGTGGCGCTGTGCGGCAAGATCTGGGTGCCCGGCCGGGACCCGAAGAAGTTCCCGGTGTGCCCCATCTGCAAGGAGATCTACGAGGGTCTGCGGGCACCGCAGGACGGCGAGGACTGA
- a CDS encoding YqgE/AlgH family protein → MLTPDLTGRLLVAMPAIDEGIFARSVVLVLHHGDDGAQGVVLNKPVDAPVDAVLDGWQEHVVAPEVLFQGGPVGLDSALGVAVVPGLAQREIPGVQRLFGGVGVVDLDSDAAPVMAAASGVRVYAGYAGWTAGQLEAEVHERSWYVVDREPGDILTDDPTTLWHRVMRRQPGRVALAAYFPDDEDYN, encoded by the coding sequence GTGCTGACCCCCGACCTCACCGGACGACTGCTGGTCGCCATGCCCGCCATCGACGAGGGGATCTTCGCGCGCTCGGTGGTGCTGGTGCTGCACCACGGCGACGACGGCGCCCAGGGGGTGGTCCTCAACAAGCCCGTGGACGCCCCCGTGGACGCCGTCCTGGACGGCTGGCAGGAGCACGTCGTGGCCCCGGAGGTGCTCTTCCAGGGCGGCCCGGTCGGGTTGGACTCGGCCCTGGGCGTTGCCGTCGTGCCGGGCCTGGCCCAGCGTGAGATCCCCGGCGTGCAGCGGCTCTTCGGGGGAGTGGGCGTGGTCGACCTGGACTCCGACGCTGCGCCGGTGATGGCCGCCGCGAGCGGGGTGCGCGTCTACGCCGGCTATGCCGGGTGGACGGCGGGGCAGCTGGAGGCGGAGGTGCACGAGCGGTCCTGGTACGTCGTGGACCGGGAGCCCGGCGACATCCTCACCGACGACCCGACGACCTTGTGGCACCGGGTGATGCGACGACAGCCGGGCCGGGTGGCACTGGCGGCGTACTTCCCCGACGACGAGGACTACAACTGA
- a CDS encoding Lrp/AsnC family transcriptional regulator — MGIDDLDRRILHAFTADPHLGVLGAARQLGVARGTIQSRLDRLQERGVIRSLAPTVDPAALGYPVMAFVTLEIRQDHGHERVVAELERIPEVLEAHTITGSGDIWIRLVGRDNADVQRVLDDAVAGGSVIRTTTVISLATRLATRTTPLVDAAVDHAP, encoded by the coding sequence ATGGGCATCGACGACCTGGACCGCCGGATCCTGCACGCCTTCACCGCGGACCCGCACCTGGGGGTGCTGGGCGCGGCCCGGCAGCTCGGGGTCGCCCGCGGCACCATCCAGTCGCGGCTGGACCGGCTGCAGGAGCGCGGCGTCATCCGGTCGCTCGCCCCCACCGTCGACCCGGCAGCGCTGGGCTATCCGGTGATGGCCTTCGTCACCCTCGAGATCCGTCAGGACCACGGGCACGAGCGGGTCGTCGCCGAGCTGGAGCGCATCCCCGAGGTCCTCGAGGCGCACACCATCACCGGCAGCGGCGACATCTGGATCCGACTGGTGGGGCGGGACAACGCCGACGTCCAGCGAGTGCTCGACGACGCGGTCGCGGGCGGGTCGGTGATCCGGACGACCACCGTGATCTCCCTGGCGACCCGCCTCGCGACCCGCACCACACCCCTGGTGGACGCGGCGGTCGACCACGCCCCCTGA
- a CDS encoding 3-hydroxyisobutyryl-CoA hydrolase — translation MPESLPIAALARPGHTEDVVYERRGALGRILLNRPRAINALTTPMIDSMREQLTEWAADDGVVSVSIEGVGPKGLCAGGDMRAAREATLAGRRDAVDFWEREYAVDAQIASYPKPYVAFMDGIVMGGGVGVSAHGSLRLVTERTRLAMPETAIGFFPDVAGSWWLAKAPGELGAYLAMTGASMTGADAVATGFADALVLTEQIPGLLDRLEAGERLTADCGEVDADEDIMASPLMAQRDWIDEAFAGDDAAAILARLEASPVEAARECAAVIRTKSPLSVCVALAAVRRATGMSSVDEVLAQDLVLGHRFWERSDMPEGVRHVLVDKGQGEPPRWLYDRVEDVPLDVVTGMFVRP, via the coding sequence ATGCCGGAGAGCCTGCCCATCGCCGCCCTGGCCCGCCCCGGCCACACCGAGGACGTGGTCTACGAGCGCCGCGGAGCCCTCGGCCGGATCCTGCTCAACCGTCCCCGGGCGATCAACGCGCTCACCACGCCGATGATCGACTCGATGCGCGAGCAGCTCACCGAGTGGGCGGCCGACGACGGCGTCGTCAGCGTCAGCATCGAGGGCGTCGGGCCCAAGGGCCTGTGCGCGGGCGGCGACATGCGGGCCGCCCGCGAGGCCACCCTGGCCGGGCGGCGCGACGCGGTGGACTTCTGGGAGCGGGAGTATGCCGTCGACGCCCAGATCGCCTCCTATCCCAAGCCCTACGTCGCCTTCATGGACGGGATCGTCATGGGCGGCGGTGTCGGCGTCTCGGCGCACGGGTCGCTGCGGCTCGTGACCGAGCGGACCCGGCTGGCGATGCCGGAGACCGCGATCGGCTTCTTCCCCGACGTGGCGGGCAGCTGGTGGCTGGCCAAGGCGCCCGGCGAGCTCGGGGCTTACCTCGCGATGACCGGCGCCTCGATGACCGGGGCCGACGCCGTCGCGACCGGGTTCGCCGACGCGCTGGTGCTCACCGAGCAGATCCCCGGGCTGCTCGACCGGCTGGAGGCGGGGGAACGGCTCACCGCCGACTGCGGCGAGGTGGACGCCGACGAGGACATCATGGCGAGTCCGCTGATGGCGCAGCGGGACTGGATCGACGAGGCCTTCGCCGGGGACGACGCCGCGGCGATCCTGGCGCGGCTCGAGGCGAGCCCGGTCGAGGCGGCCCGCGAGTGCGCCGCGGTCATCCGCACCAAGTCGCCGCTGTCGGTGTGCGTGGCGCTCGCGGCGGTGCGGCGCGCGACGGGGATGAGCTCGGTCGACGAGGTGCTCGCGCAGGACCTGGTGCTGGGGCACCGTTTCTGGGAGCGCTCGGACATGCCCGAGGGGGTGCGGCACGTGCTGGTCGACAAGGGCCAGGGCGAGCCGCCGCGGTGGCTCTACGACCGGGTCGAGGACGTGCCGCTCGACGTCGTGACGGGCATGTTCGTCCGCCCCTGA